A genomic stretch from Aminobacter aminovorans includes:
- a CDS encoding peptidoglycan recognition protein family protein, translated as MSGFQPDQPHAEVRLSPNFGQRRDGMKPDMIVLHYTGMETGDGAESWLCNPASEVSSHYLVHEDGRIVQMVRESDRAWHAGKSSWLGETDINSCSVGIEIVNPGHALGYSSFPKRQMRAVIELCLGIVYRHNVAPERVLAHSDVALGRKVDPGEKFSWRMLAQAGIGHWVAPSPRNGHALLQPGDAGAAVEELQSMLALYGYGVEITGRFDAQTAVTVQAFQRHFRTRCVDGIVDSSTLSTLRRLLAALPDGLD; from the coding sequence ATGAGCGGTTTTCAACCCGACCAACCGCATGCCGAGGTACGGCTTTCGCCCAATTTCGGGCAGCGGCGCGACGGAATGAAACCCGACATGATCGTGTTGCACTACACCGGCATGGAAACCGGTGACGGCGCCGAGTCCTGGCTGTGCAATCCGGCAAGCGAAGTGTCGTCGCACTATCTGGTGCACGAGGACGGGCGCATCGTTCAGATGGTGCGCGAGAGCGACCGGGCCTGGCATGCCGGCAAGAGCTCCTGGCTCGGCGAGACCGACATCAATTCCTGCTCGGTCGGAATCGAGATCGTCAATCCGGGCCATGCGCTTGGCTACAGCTCGTTTCCCAAGCGCCAGATGCGCGCGGTAATCGAGCTCTGCCTCGGCATTGTTTACCGCCACAATGTGGCGCCGGAGCGCGTTTTGGCGCATTCCGATGTCGCCCTGGGACGCAAGGTCGACCCCGGCGAGAAGTTTTCATGGCGGATGCTGGCACAGGCTGGCATAGGTCATTGGGTCGCACCTTCGCCGCGCAACGGGCATGCGCTGCTGCAACCGGGCGACGCCGGCGCTGCGGTCGAAGAGCTGCAATCGATGCTTGCGCTCTACGGCTACGGTGTCGAGATCACCGGGCGCTTCGACGCCCAGACAGCGGTAACTGTTCAAGCATTTCAACGACATTTCCGCACCAGATGCGTCGATGGCATCGTCGATTCATCGACGCTTTCGACGCTGCGGCGGCTGCTTGCCGCGCTTCCGGACGGGCTTGACTAG
- a CDS encoding lytic transglycosylase domain-containing protein has protein sequence MAYGCRSACFENKDNMKNLTVLTVAFAAGLTSFAAHAQDGAVRASKAIIETSKKASAAKANKIDDCPYLFGCSAKKEAAIDNFKTASIGAKGAKTVKEQAGKTAKAAKANAPYGEIVARYASTYGVPVSLAHAVISVESNYRPNARGSAGEIGLMQIKPATARMMGYSGSAKGLFNPETNIKFGLKYLAKAHELSGGTTCGTILRYNAGHGAKRMNPISAAYCKKVQARIGG, from the coding sequence ATGGCTTACGGCTGTCGTTCGGCCTGTTTCGAGAACAAGGACAACATGAAGAATTTGACCGTTTTAACGGTGGCATTTGCCGCCGGCCTGACCTCTTTTGCCGCTCACGCCCAGGACGGCGCCGTCAGAGCCTCGAAGGCGATCATCGAAACCAGCAAGAAAGCCAGCGCGGCCAAGGCGAACAAGATCGACGACTGCCCCTATCTTTTCGGCTGCAGCGCCAAGAAGGAAGCTGCGATCGACAACTTCAAGACTGCTTCGATCGGTGCCAAGGGTGCCAAGACCGTGAAGGAACAGGCAGGCAAGACGGCGAAGGCGGCCAAGGCCAATGCGCCCTACGGTGAAATTGTCGCCCGCTATGCCTCGACTTATGGCGTTCCGGTGTCGCTTGCCCATGCCGTGATCAGCGTCGAGAGCAATTATCGCCCGAACGCCCGTGGCAGCGCCGGGGAAATCGGCCTGATGCAGATCAAGCCGGCTACGGCACGCATGATGGGCTACTCGGGTTCGGCCAAGGGCCTGTTCAATCCGGAAACCAACATCAAATTCGGTCTCAAGTACCTCGCCAAGGCGCATGAGCTTTCGGGCGGCACCACCTGCGGCACGATCCTCAGGTACAATGCCGGTCACGGCGCCAAGCGCATGAACCCGATTTCCGCCGCCTATTGCAAGAAAGTCCAGGCCCGCATCGGCGGCTAA
- a CDS encoding cystathionine gamma-lyase: MSETMKARAATLAHLRRSKLGVGDPIPVPLTMASIYHAPGDATGFNQYGRFSNANWTATEDMLGHLEGAPCVAFPSGMGAISSAFFALLKTGDRILVASDGYHTTRILADRFLGAFGVKTDVRPTASFLDGGFQSYRLVFVESPSNPTLDICDIAAVAEAVHKAGGLLIVDNTTMTPFGQRPLDLGADIVVAADTKAPNGHSDVLFGHVASRNPDIIAAVTEWRQNAGGIPGPFEAWLVHRGLETLELRFDRMCSSAEIIAPRLKAHPAISGLRYPGLEGDPSHNLARVQMDRFGFLISFDLGSEERAENFINGCELMHSATSFGGVHTVAERRLRRGDAVTPGFVRLSVGCEPVEELWAAMKVSLDRIGG, from the coding sequence ATGTCCGAGACCATGAAGGCCCGCGCCGCCACCCTCGCCCATCTGCGCCGCTCCAAGCTTGGCGTCGGCGACCCGATCCCGGTGCCGCTGACCATGGCCTCGATCTATCACGCACCTGGCGACGCCACGGGCTTCAACCAGTATGGCCGCTTCAGCAACGCCAACTGGACGGCCACCGAAGACATGCTCGGCCACCTCGAAGGCGCACCTTGCGTGGCATTTCCCTCAGGCATGGGCGCCATTTCGTCCGCCTTCTTCGCCCTGCTCAAGACCGGCGACCGCATCCTCGTGGCCTCGGACGGCTATCATACGACGCGCATCCTTGCCGATCGCTTCCTCGGCGCCTTCGGCGTCAAGACCGACGTGCGGCCGACGGCAAGTTTCCTCGATGGCGGCTTCCAGAGCTATCGCCTCGTCTTCGTCGAAAGCCCGTCCAACCCGACGCTCGACATCTGCGACATCGCAGCGGTAGCGGAAGCCGTGCACAAGGCCGGCGGACTGCTCATCGTCGACAACACGACGATGACGCCCTTCGGCCAGCGCCCGCTCGACCTCGGCGCCGACATCGTCGTCGCCGCCGACACCAAGGCGCCCAACGGCCATTCCGACGTGCTGTTCGGCCATGTCGCAAGCCGCAACCCTGACATCATCGCCGCCGTCACGGAATGGCGGCAAAATGCCGGCGGCATCCCCGGTCCATTCGAGGCGTGGCTGGTGCATCGCGGTCTGGAAACGCTGGAACTGCGCTTCGACCGCATGTGTTCGTCGGCGGAAATCATCGCTCCGCGCCTGAAAGCCCATCCTGCAATCAGCGGCCTGCGCTATCCCGGCCTTGAAGGCGACCCGTCGCACAATCTCGCCCGCGTCCAGATGGACCGCTTCGGCTTCCTGATCAGCTTCGACCTCGGCTCCGAGGAACGGGCGGAAAACTTCATCAATGGCTGCGAACTTATGCATTCTGCCACCTCATTCGGCGGCGTGCACACAGTTGCCGAACGCCGGCTCCGCCGCGGCGACGCGGTCACGCCCGGCTTCGTTAGGCTGTCGGTCGGTTGCGAGCCGGTGGAGGAGCTGTGGGCCGCGATGAAGGTCTCGCTGGATCGGATTGGAGGTTAG
- the mraZ gene encoding division/cell wall cluster transcriptional repressor MraZ: protein MDRFLSNAVNRIDAKGRVSVPAHFRAVLQKRGYAELYALRALDVPALDVGGLDLLDRYEQRIAQEDPFLQTADDMSFFIHGDSTFLKLDQDGRISVSDFLREHTGITTDVAFVGRGQFFQMWEPERLRSHGADVRARLLKLRQGTKPGERPE from the coding sequence ATGGATCGATTTCTGTCAAATGCGGTGAACAGGATCGATGCGAAGGGGCGGGTCTCCGTTCCGGCGCATTTCCGTGCCGTATTGCAGAAGCGCGGCTATGCCGAGCTCTATGCGCTGAGGGCACTCGACGTGCCGGCGCTGGATGTCGGCGGGCTCGATCTGCTCGACCGATACGAGCAGCGCATTGCCCAAGAAGATCCGTTCCTGCAGACGGCGGACGACATGTCCTTTTTCATTCATGGCGACAGCACCTTCCTGAAGCTCGACCAGGATGGGCGCATTTCCGTTTCGGATTTCCTGCGCGAGCATACGGGGATCACGACCGACGTGGCCTTTGTCGGGCGCGGACAGTTTTTTCAGATGTGGGAGCCGGAGCGGCTGCGCAGCCATGGCGCGGACGTGCGTGCCCGGCTGCTGAAGCTTCGGCAGGGGACGAAGCCTGGGGAGCGACCGGAATGA
- the rsmH gene encoding 16S rRNA (cytosine(1402)-N(4))-methyltransferase RsmH, whose product MTAGHGDDHLAVGGPARHIPVLLAEVLKALHPQPGDVVVDGTFGAGGYTKAILAAGASVVAIDRDPDAIAAGRELEVQSNGKLRLVQAPFSSLDEHVELVDGVVLDIGVSSMQLDQAQRGFSFRADGPLDMRMAQAGASAADVVNRFKAGDLARIFGFLGEERHAGRIARMIESRRERRPFERTLDLADAIETHIGRAPKDKIHPATRVFQALRIYVNDELGELARALFAAERALKPSGRLVVVTFHSLEDRIVKRFITDRSSSPSRSRYMPELETIATTFDKAGGAVGPSDAETAINPRSRSAKLRAAIRTTAAPRAEDFSIFGLPKLPDVSQSGER is encoded by the coding sequence ATGACGGCTGGCCACGGCGATGACCATCTTGCTGTCGGCGGACCGGCCCGCCACATTCCGGTCCTCCTCGCCGAAGTTCTGAAGGCGCTTCATCCGCAGCCGGGCGACGTGGTCGTCGACGGTACCTTCGGGGCAGGCGGCTATACCAAGGCCATTCTCGCGGCCGGCGCTTCGGTTGTGGCAATCGACCGCGATCCAGACGCCATTGCTGCCGGGCGCGAGCTCGAAGTGCAGTCGAACGGCAAGCTCCGCCTCGTCCAGGCGCCGTTCTCCAGCCTCGACGAGCATGTCGAACTTGTCGACGGTGTCGTGCTCGACATCGGCGTGTCCTCGATGCAGCTCGACCAAGCGCAGCGCGGCTTTTCCTTCCGCGCCGATGGTCCGCTCGACATGCGCATGGCCCAGGCTGGCGCCAGTGCCGCCGATGTGGTCAATCGCTTCAAGGCTGGCGATCTCGCCCGTATCTTTGGCTTCCTTGGCGAAGAGCGGCATGCCGGGCGTATCGCCCGCATGATCGAAAGCCGCCGCGAGCGCCGCCCGTTCGAGCGCACGCTCGACCTGGCCGACGCCATTGAGACGCATATCGGGCGGGCGCCGAAAGACAAGATCCATCCGGCGACACGCGTGTTCCAGGCGCTGCGCATCTATGTCAACGACGAGCTTGGCGAACTGGCACGCGCGCTGTTTGCCGCTGAGCGCGCGCTCAAGCCGAGCGGGCGGCTGGTCGTCGTCACGTTCCACTCGCTCGAAGACCGCATCGTCAAGCGCTTCATCACCGACCGCTCGTCGAGCCCGTCGCGCTCGCGCTACATGCCGGAACTCGAGACCATCGCCACGACCTTCGACAAGGCCGGCGGCGCTGTCGGGCCGAGCGATGCCGAGACGGCAATCAATCCGCGTTCGCGTTCGGCCAAGCTCAGGGCAGCCATTCGCACCACGGCTGCGCCACGCGCGGAAGACTTTTCCATTTTCGGGCTTCCGAAGCTTCCCGACGTCAGCCAGTCGGGAGAAAGGTGA
- the ftsL gene encoding cell division protein FtsL: protein MFRTSDIVLIAVMVGAAAFTYKTKDEAENQLKAVNKIEAQIRFEEDTIDLLKADWSLLTQPSRLQKLSQVYETELKLQPVDARQIVGLNDLPVRQLTIEDITAERFGGVAEAAPDQTLTGGIAR from the coding sequence ATGTTCCGCACCAGTGACATCGTGCTGATCGCCGTCATGGTTGGCGCCGCGGCGTTCACCTACAAAACCAAGGACGAGGCCGAGAACCAGCTCAAGGCGGTCAACAAGATCGAGGCACAAATCCGCTTCGAGGAAGACACGATAGACCTCTTGAAGGCCGACTGGAGCCTGCTCACCCAGCCCTCGCGCCTGCAGAAGCTGTCGCAGGTCTACGAGACGGAGCTCAAGCTCCAGCCGGTGGATGCACGCCAGATCGTTGGCCTCAACGACCTGCCGGTGCGTCAGCTGACCATCGAAGACATCACGGCGGAGCGTTTCGGCGGCGTTGCCGAAGCAGCGCCCGACCAGACCTTGACCGGAGGGATTGCCCGATGA